Proteins from a genomic interval of Pseudomonas silesiensis:
- a CDS encoding glutathione S-transferase family protein gives MLKLYGFCVSNYYNMVKLALLEKGLPFEEVPFYAGQSAEALAISPRGKVPVLRDEQGFINETSVILEYIEQGQKGKPLLPGDPFERAQVLALAKEIELYIELPGRACYPEAFFGMTVPDAIKDKSKAELLQGFASLGRHGKFAPYVAGDSLSIADLYFLYSVPLACAVGKKLFDIDLLAEMPAAKALLERLEQNPNVQRIAADKDAAMPAFMAMVASKR, from the coding sequence ATGCTCAAGCTTTACGGATTTTGTGTCAGCAATTATTACAATATGGTCAAGCTGGCGCTGCTGGAGAAGGGACTGCCGTTTGAAGAAGTGCCGTTTTATGCCGGCCAGAGCGCTGAGGCCCTGGCCATCAGTCCGCGTGGAAAAGTTCCGGTGTTGCGCGACGAGCAAGGTTTTATCAACGAAACCAGCGTGATTCTGGAATACATCGAACAGGGTCAGAAGGGCAAGCCGCTGCTGCCGGGCGATCCTTTCGAGCGGGCGCAGGTTCTGGCACTGGCCAAGGAAATCGAGCTGTATATCGAGCTGCCAGGGCGTGCGTGTTATCCCGAAGCGTTTTTCGGCATGACCGTGCCGGACGCGATCAAGGACAAGAGCAAAGCCGAATTGCTGCAGGGCTTTGCCTCGCTGGGCAGGCACGGCAAATTCGCCCCTTACGTGGCAGGTGACAGCCTGAGTATTGCGGATTTGTATTTCCTGTACAGCGTGCCGCTGGCCTGTGCGGTGGGGAAGAAGCTGTTCGATATCGATCTGCTGGCCGAGATGCCGGCGGCCAAGGCATTGCTGGAGCGACTGGAGCAAAATCCGAACGTGCAGCGGATCGCGGCGGACAAGGACGCGG
- a CDS encoding TIGR02647 family protein, with protein sequence MSLTPELVAELEILALFNLDSSQEGLKIHQTAAPKAIAAAKRLYEKELIDQPDGGYLTSLGRDAAQNIQTVLTILSVQETA encoded by the coding sequence ATGTCGCTTACCCCTGAGTTGGTTGCCGAACTGGAAATCCTCGCCCTCTTCAACCTGGACAGTTCCCAGGAAGGTCTGAAAATTCATCAGACCGCTGCCCCGAAAGCCATTGCCGCCGCCAAACGCCTGTACGAAAAAGAGCTGATCGACCAGCCCGATGGCGGGTACCTGACCAGCCTGGGACGTGACGCCGCGCAAAACATACAAACCGTTCTGACTATTCTGAGCGTCCAGGAAACAGCCTGA
- a CDS encoding class I adenylate cyclase: MTHPHEIRPDLEEGIDRKVLSQLRARFLKLNEGRMARAMAGLSTRQQGVLTLLPLFFHVNHPLLPGYVSGSTPAGLSNYEPDANVLAEAQRLTRSFSYKPRHGSNPPRPIHGLFLMGSLGTLAQADQSDMDVWVCHAPDLSESELTELRKKCQLLETWATGQGAEAHFFLIDPARFVLGERDHQLSSEDCGSTQHCLLLDEFYRTAIWLAGRTPIWWLVPVYEEVAYESYTQALLSRRFIRADETLDLGHLASIPPGEFVGAGLWQLFKGIESPYKSVLKLLLTEVYASEHPKVHCLSLRFKHAVFANQLDLDELDPYVMLYRRLEEYLTAREEPERLELVRRALYLKVNRKLTGSSRNASWQRGLLERLAHEWHWDQRQLALLDSRSQWKVRQVGSERRALVNELNYSYRFLTRFARNEHTVSLINKRELNVLGRRLYAAFERKANKVEFINPGIAPDLAEDTLTLVQVPDRKEPGQTHWGLYNGSLTAHEWEHFAPIKRSRQLLELLTWCHRNGVIDSSTRLALHPGNSDLSEFELFNLLGSLQQSIAMPLATVAEEPLLRASVPSEVLILVNVGIDPLKHHRDLNILMTTERTDSLSYAGVRDNLVLTLDQVTLNSWNEVLVSRFDGPHALLACVRDYLNNLPQGRQQPRLRVHCFCHNRAQFIARRVEEILDTAQNLLLSELNQRYLIQVQQHFHVLELVPGRVNHVALASLPALVEYLGTDLTRYSPLHLDPMALEDQDLALILPMGQPECVQVFYRISELHAHLYVLDEFNALWHQRVPFHDEQSLLVPLHRFLQSIQYRRDALLPIDAARPLSLDTLYFQLLPSGPVRARRVEARPAPRTPVNEHFYDVQAIVGNAAPGQVQVTLYCNQREFSALEHGDQLFSEVAREIVGQRRGTGHYRCYITDLDLSGLLGDGQRSSNLYLRYKADLERALNEALEQI, encoded by the coding sequence ATGACCCACCCCCATGAAATCCGCCCCGACCTGGAAGAAGGCATCGATCGCAAGGTGCTAAGCCAACTGCGCGCACGGTTCCTGAAGCTCAATGAGGGCCGCATGGCGCGCGCCATGGCAGGACTGTCAACCCGCCAGCAAGGCGTACTCACCCTGCTGCCGCTGTTTTTTCACGTCAATCATCCGCTGCTGCCAGGTTATGTTTCGGGCAGCACGCCGGCCGGATTGTCGAACTACGAACCGGACGCCAACGTTCTCGCCGAAGCCCAGCGCCTGACCCGCTCGTTTTCCTATAAACCGCGTCACGGCAGCAATCCGCCCCGACCGATTCACGGCCTGTTCCTGATGGGCAGCCTTGGCACCCTGGCCCAGGCCGATCAGAGCGACATGGACGTCTGGGTCTGTCACGCACCGGACTTGAGCGAAAGCGAACTGACCGAGCTGCGTAAAAAGTGCCAGCTGCTCGAAACCTGGGCCACCGGCCAAGGGGCCGAGGCGCATTTTTTCCTGATCGACCCGGCCCGCTTCGTGCTCGGCGAACGCGACCATCAACTGAGTTCGGAAGACTGCGGCAGCACCCAGCACTGTCTGCTGCTGGACGAGTTCTATCGCACGGCGATCTGGCTGGCCGGACGCACGCCAATCTGGTGGCTGGTGCCGGTCTACGAAGAGGTCGCCTACGAAAGCTACACCCAGGCGTTGCTTTCCAGACGCTTCATCCGGGCCGACGAAACCCTGGACCTGGGGCATCTGGCGTCCATTCCGCCCGGCGAATTCGTCGGCGCCGGGCTGTGGCAGTTATTCAAGGGCATCGAATCGCCGTACAAGTCGGTGCTCAAGCTGCTGCTGACCGAGGTCTATGCCAGCGAACACCCCAAAGTCCATTGCCTCAGCCTGCGCTTCAAACACGCCGTATTCGCCAACCAGCTCGACCTCGACGAACTGGATCCCTACGTCATGCTTTACCGACGCCTCGAGGAATACCTGACCGCCCGTGAAGAGCCGGAACGGCTGGAGCTGGTACGGCGCGCGCTGTATTTGAAGGTGAATCGCAAGCTCACCGGCAGCAGTCGCAACGCGAGCTGGCAACGCGGGCTGCTTGAGCGCCTGGCCCACGAATGGCACTGGGATCAGCGTCAGCTGGCCCTGCTCGATAGCCGCAGCCAGTGGAAAGTCCGCCAGGTCGGCTCGGAGCGCCGAGCCTTGGTCAACGAGCTCAACTACAGCTACCGCTTCCTGACCCGGTTCGCCCGCAACGAGCACACCGTCAGCCTGATCAATAAGCGCGAACTCAACGTGCTCGGTCGACGGCTGTATGCGGCCTTCGAGCGCAAGGCGAACAAGGTCGAGTTCATCAACCCGGGCATCGCCCCGGACCTGGCCGAAGACACCCTGACCCTGGTGCAGGTGCCTGACAGGAAAGAGCCCGGGCAAACTCATTGGGGTTTGTATAACGGCAGCCTGACCGCCCATGAATGGGAGCATTTCGCGCCGATCAAGCGCAGCCGCCAACTGCTGGAACTGCTGACCTGGTGCCACCGCAATGGCGTCATCGACAGCAGCACCCGACTGGCCTTGCATCCCGGCAATAGCGACCTGAGCGAATTCGAACTGTTCAACCTGCTCGGCAGCCTGCAACAGAGCATCGCCATGCCCCTGGCGACCGTCGCCGAAGAACCGTTATTGCGCGCGAGTGTGCCCAGCGAAGTGCTGATCCTGGTAAACGTCGGCATCGATCCGCTCAAGCACCACCGCGACCTGAATATCCTGATGACCACCGAGCGCACCGATTCTCTGAGTTATGCCGGGGTTCGGGACAATCTGGTGCTGACCCTGGACCAGGTCACGCTCAACAGCTGGAACGAGGTACTGGTCAGCCGTTTTGATGGCCCCCATGCCTTGCTCGCCTGCGTACGCGATTACCTCAACAATCTGCCGCAGGGGCGGCAACAGCCCAGGCTGCGGGTTCATTGCTTCTGCCACAACCGCGCGCAATTCATCGCCCGGCGGGTCGAAGAAATCCTCGACACTGCGCAAAACCTGCTGCTGAGCGAGCTCAATCAGCGCTACCTGATTCAGGTCCAGCAGCATTTCCATGTGCTGGAACTGGTGCCCGGCCGGGTCAACCACGTCGCCCTCGCCTCGCTGCCGGCGCTGGTCGAATACCTGGGCACAGACCTCACCCGCTACAGTCCGTTGCACCTGGACCCGATGGCGCTGGAAGACCAGGATCTGGCGCTGATATTGCCGATGGGGCAGCCCGAATGCGTCCAGGTGTTCTATCGGATCAGCGAGCTCCATGCCCATCTGTACGTATTGGATGAATTCAATGCCCTGTGGCACCAGCGCGTGCCCTTCCACGATGAGCAAAGCCTGCTGGTGCCGTTGCACAGATTCCTGCAATCGATCCAATACCGGCGCGACGCCTTGCTGCCGATCGACGCTGCGCGCCCCCTGAGCCTGGACACCCTGTATTTCCAGCTGCTGCCATCGGGTCCCGTGCGGGCCCGTCGGGTCGAAGCCCGGCCGGCGCCGCGAACCCCGGTCAACGAACATTTCTACGACGTGCAGGCGATCGTCGGCAACGCCGCACCGGGACAGGTGCAGGTCACGTTGTATTGCAATCAGCGGGAGTTCTCAGCGCTGGAACATGGCGACCAGCTGTTCAGCGAGGTCGCCCGGGAAATCGTCGGACAGCGCCGCGGGACCGGGCACTACCGTTGCTACATCACCGACTTGGACTTGTCCGGTCTGCTCGGTGATGGTCAGCGTTCAAGCAATCTGTATTTACGCTACA